The following are from one region of the Corylus avellana chromosome ca1, CavTom2PMs-1.0 genome:
- the LOC132190342 gene encoding uncharacterized protein LOC132190342, which produces MGSKRSRKAQDSDSDFEDYDDDGMDNDNLSHEEEDDEDEGEEVEEEEGGSGGDAEIEELEQEYKGLQRQEIDILKDLKRHKDEDVLKGQAVKNQKVIWDKSLEFRFLLQKAFSSSNRLPQGPVRSSFCDSDEGVNAAYSDLITSSKKTLDSLLGLQEALLEKNPSIAQSTDGNSGNSSQHSEASKNSNVEGDEDWSGVSQMHMRIASFRDKSIDKWQRKTQVTTGAAAIKGKLQAFNQNISQQVAAYMRDPSRMVKQMQVRRSTVGIFGSGLEGEGNAGGEEVQADGDPELFDDSEFYQQLLKEFFETIDPASSETAFYALKRLQTKKRKIVDRRASKSRKIRYQVHEKIVNFMAPRPSELPPMAPKLFENLFGLKTQRPASVS; this is translated from the exons ATGGGGTCGAAGCGGTCGAGAAAAGCACAAGACAGCGACAGTGATTTCGAAGATTACGACGATGATGGCATGGATAACGACAATCTAAGT catgaagaagaagacgatgaagatgaaggagaagaagttgaagaggaagagggaggTAGCGGAGGAGACGCGGAGATCGAAGAGCTTGAGCAAGAGTATAAGGGTCTTCAGCGGCAGGAGAT AGATATTTTAAAGGATTTGAAGCGTCATAAAGATGAAGATGTTCTTAAGGGTCAGGCTGTGAAAAACCAAAAG GTTATCTGGGACAAATCTCTGGAGTTCAGATTCTTACTTCAGAAAGCATTCTCAAGTTCAAATAGACTACCCCAG GGTCCAGTTAGGTCTTCATTCTGTGATTCAGATGAGGGTGTGAATGCAGCATATTCAGACCTGATCACCTCATCTAAGAAGACTTTAGATTCTCTATTGGGACTACAAGAG GCTTTGCTCGAGAAGAATCCTTCTATTGCTCAATCCACTGATG GTAATTCTGGAAACTCATCCCAGCATTCAGAAGCTTCTAAGAACTCAAACGTTGAAGGAGATGAAGATTGGTCAGGGGTTTCTCAAATGCATATGAG AATAGCTTCCTTCAGAGACAAATCAATAGATAAATGGCAGAGGAAGACACAGGTGACAACTGGTGCTGCTGCTATTAAAGGCAAGTTGCAAGCTTTTAATCAG AATATTAGTCAGCAAGTTGCTGCTTATATGAGAGATCCAAGTAGAATGGTCAAGCAGATGCAAGTGAGGAGATCAACAGTTGGCATATTTGGGAGT GGTCTTGAGGGGGAGGGTAATGCTGGGGGAGAG GAAGTACAAGCTGATGGTGACCCTGAACTTTTTGATGACTCCGAATTTTACCAGCAATTACTGAAGGAATTCTTTGAGACGATTGACCCAGCATCTTctg AAACGGCGTTTTATGCTTTGAAAAGATTgcaaactaaaaagagaaagatagtcgATCGGCGTGCATCGAAGAGTCGCAAGATAAG GTATCAAGTTCATGAAAAGATTGTCAATTTCATGGCTCCTCGGCCGAGTGAGCTTCCTCCTATGGCTCCTAAATTATTTGAGAATTTGTTTGGGTTAAAGACCCAAAGACCAGCTTCTGTATCCTAG